The nucleotide window ACAGTAAATTTCCAAAAACTGAAATGCTAGAATCTTGAGCGGTTCAAACACATCAGGATCATATCTTTGTTCATCTTTAACCAAAGAGATTGCTTCCATTCTCATGTgttccggaatattaaACAATGGCCTTCCCAGAGTCAAGCTATCATCCAACACTAAGTATCTGTCAACAATAGCATTTGAGCTTGCAATTAATTGTTTTGACGTAATTTTGGGCTTTTGAGTATCATCCATATGTTTTACTAAATAGTCATCCAATATGACAGAAAGACGTTTGTTATCTGTAGTGCCCTGTATTTGGCCCAGCATCCGCTGCTCTTGATTTGAAGTAGCAAACAGTGATTCCATCACTTGTGAAATGCTCTCAGAGCCAGTCTCGCTTTTCAAAAACTGACTGACCCTAATATTATCATGGTAATCCAAATACCCCTCGTTCAATAACGCTTCCAACAACAACATACTAGTGGCACTTTGCCTACTAGTAGAAGTATTCCTGTTTCCCGCTCTGGAACGTTTACTAGTATTGCTGCTACTATTACTGCAGCTGTCCATGTTATCGAAAAATTCTTTCGTGTCATTGATGCTATCGAGGTTTTTCTGATGCTCTTCCACTTCCAGAAACATAGATTCCCTTATTCCCTTCACATACTGTTTGCAAAGCCTTAAATGCGCCATTACATCGATCCAAAAGTCCATGTAATTTAACGCACCTGGGTACTGGTATAAGAATGTGTAGAATGACCAAGAATCCACCGGTGTGGCCGTCTGGTTGTTTAGAACTTCATACAAAGTCGGTAACCTTTCCGACTGCAGCCTTATCTCTTCTGTCTCCATAGCTATGAGATGTGTGGGAACTCAGATCCGTCAATGCTCCCTGAGTGATTTTAGCAATAGGTTGCAATAACCATATATACCGTCCTCAAAAAGCGGAGATACCAGCTCTTAATTTCACAGTTTTGTTTACTGTTCTCTATCAGTTTCCGTCACGTGACGCAATGCCACAAAGCAGGGTCATCTTTTACGAGATGGCTGGTTGCTTGCTGATGTAATCACGGTTCCTTAATCAGATTTGCCGCCGAGTGACTATTGACAACCAGCACCCCGGACCATTGTTCAAGCCTATTCTTCAGCTGCTGAGATAACAAACGTTGCTGGTGATAGCCAGCAGTTTTAAGCTCCTATCTATTGCTTTTGTTGCTAAAAATACCGTTACCTTTATTTAGTACTAGTGAAACATGGTTAGCTACATCCCATGTAGATATTAGATTAATTGGGCGATTCGAGGTGTTCTCGTTTTATACGGTTTCTTAAACATTAAAGTCGATCATAGTATACGAACAGAACGCTTATACCCAATGCTGCTAAGTTAGTGCACTGTTATTAAAACATCATCCATATTCCAGTGCCCAGGATCATACCTAGAACGCCTGCTGTTATGGACGCTGCGATAATGCGTTCATTTTGTTCGATTATGGGAGCGTCTTCGAATACTAAGACACTGCTGCTAGTTGTGTAATTCTTACCAGCTTCAGGATCACCTTTACTTGAGCCACCCTCGTTAGCTGTATGTGGAGCAGGCTTTGTGTGGATTAGTAGGCTCTGAATAACATCTAAAGCACTGATTTGTTCACCAAGTCCATAAATACCATCGAATTCGGCACGATGCCAGTCGAGGCCACAATAGGAGCCTGATGGACCGCCTGCACACGACGCAGCTGCTGACGTTGCTGAAGCTTGTAGCAAAGGCATGATCTGATCACGCGTAAACGGTGCGAGAACAGATGTCAAAGCGAGCATACGTGAAAGAACACTCTTGAATGCTCGTTGATCGTTGTTGCATCCTATTTTACTTCCCTGACATGCACTCTCGTACATTACATCctggaagaagaagaagtacTTCGCACTTTGGAGGATCTTATCAACACGTTCTCGCCATACTTCAGATCCCGTGACGTTGTACATGACTGCGCAGCCCGCGAGGATGATCCCATGGTTATATGACCACTGTGGGCCTTTTAAAGCGGTACAGTTATTGGTGACATGGGCACCATCCATAATAAGAATAGGGTCATTAAACTGGAAGAAATTTATATCAACCAGCCACTGAAATACTTTTTCTGCTGTGTCCAAATACTCCTGTTGACCAGTGTATCGGCCAAGTCGCGCAGCTATCAGAAAGAGACACCCATTGGCGATTGAATTCTTATAATCATATCCAATATTGTATGCGAAAATCTGCCATCGTAAACCGCCCCCGCAGTGTTCCGTATCCCAACGTAACCACATAGTGTTATAGACCGCCTGTATCATTGCAAGCCACCCCGGTACGCCTTCTTCTGTAGCGTCTGGAAAGTTTCGCTCTACCACGTCCATCACAAATAATCCCCAGATACCCTGGTCATCGTTACCCTCGGTTAAGGATTGATTGGAAGGAATAAAATCGTAATTGGTACCAGATTGAGCAATTAAACAGTCGTGTAAAAGCTGCTCATATTTTGTATTATCACACAAATACCAATTTTCAAGCATTCCACCAAAAACCAACCCTGCTTCCCACCAGTAATAAGGATAAACGAACATTCCCACCACGCCTCCATATTCACTACCCCAATAATAATCCATTATGTCGTTTTGAATAATATCTGTGGCAGCACATATGGATTCTCGTGAACTTATATCGAGCGTAATCCCATGGCAGAATCGTATACCTATTAAAAATACCCAAGTTAGGGCCTGATGCACGGAAGACATTAAGGCGTTGGCTCTTAGAATAAAATGAATGAATGAGTCAATAATTAGAATCAGACTGCCGTATATTAAATGACTATTCAATATCACAAATATTTAAACATCCACCAGAGTCTCTATTCTTTAAACTTAAACATGTAATATAGCATCTTTGAATCATGGAGAGACGCGATGTAAAACTTCACTAATCATGTGACGCTCAATTACTCACGGAATAATAGTACGAATGAGTCTCATCTAGTATGACTTAGCCACTGATATCATCGTAGTAAAGCACAGCCCATAAATGATAACAAGCTATGGCATCTCAATTACTGACTTGGGAGAGAAGAGTAACAAATTCATAACAGAATGTTCGGTCTTATCACCAGATAAGGTAATTATTATGATTGCGTACACCAAAAGCTGCCAGAGACTGCCTAACACGGGCAGAGGCTGCAATGTCATTTAATGTCATTATGTGTACTGAAAAATAAAGAAACCATGTGGGGAATCTAAGTTAGCTTATACAGCGACAGTACTATAGACGGTGCTGTAGTCTTGTACGCACAATGGTGAGTTAATATATGACAAGGCGCGGGATTCGTGTACCTCACGTGACGTAAATGTACAAGCATCGCTAGCGCTGCCACTTCGGGAAACGCTGCATGCTTATAACTCTCAGTTGATTATCTATAATGTATATACTTATGTATGGCTTTTTTGCTTAGAATTAACAATTTCACAGCAAACTGAAGCAAGAATAATCAGCTATTGGTATTGTGTATGAATAGCACCATGCCGGTTCCTAAGCGAGTCAGTGAAATTTAATGCGCTTCGATGCCTAATAAACTGGCGTCATGTGATCAACAATC belongs to Eremothecium sinecaudum strain ATCC 58844 chromosome IV, complete sequence and includes:
- the RAX1 gene encoding Rax1p (Syntenic homolog of Ashbya gossypii AFR532W; Syntenic homolog of Saccharomyces cerevisiae YOR301W (RAX1)), with product METEEIRLQSERLPTLYEVLNNQTATPVDSWSFYTFLYQYPGALNYMDFWIDVMAHLRLCKQYVKGIRESMFLEVEEHQKNLDSINDTKEFFDNMDSCSNSSSNTSKRSRAGNRNTSTSRQSATSMLLLEALLNEGYLDYHDNIRVSQFLKSETGSESISQVMESLFATSNQEQRMLGQIQGTTDNKRLSVILDDYLVKHMDDTQKPKITSKQLIASSNAIVDRYLVLDDSLTLGRPLFNIPEHMRMEAISLVKDEQRYDPDVFEPLKILAFQFLEIYCFPKFLSSVALHNLQDSITLSSSFSGSPYSQCTTLSRVATGFVFWGIGFWIGYILIFLNYSRNIRVVTLAPFFLGSYYIICGIYHLDIIYTLFGVTQTLVPPPKLEEPELGYEKPKPTRSAEIPFFLAMLGARNRLAKVRHPFVLSIMRKRAWWCLFLVLFFTAILTAIFSGVPSTRL
- a CDS encoding glycoside hydrolase family 76 protein (Syntenic homolog of Ashbya gossypii AFR530W; Syntenic homolog of Saccharomyces cerevisiae YMR238W (DFG5)), with amino-acid sequence MSSVHQALTWVFLIGIRFCHGITLDISSRESICAATDIIQNDIMDYYWGSEYGGVVGMFVYPYYWWEAGLVFGGMLENWYLCDNTKYEQLLHDCLIAQSGTNYDFIPSNQSLTEGNDDQGIWGLFVMDVVERNFPDATEEGVPGWLAMIQAVYNTMWLRWDTEHCGGGLRWQIFAYNIGYDYKNSIANGCLFLIAARLGRYTGQQEYLDTAEKVFQWLVDINFFQFNDPILIMDGAHVTNNCTALKGPQWSYNHGIILAGCAVMYNVTGSEVWRERVDKILQSAKYFFFFQDVMYESACQGSKIGCNNDQRAFKSVLSRMLALTSVLAPFTRDQIMPLLQASATSAAASCAGGPSGSYCGLDWHRAEFDGIYGLGEQISALDVIQSLLIHTKPAPHTANEGGSSKGDPEAGKNYTTSSSVLVFEDAPIIEQNERIIAASITAGVLGMILGTGIWMMF